From a single Rhizobium lusitanum genomic region:
- a CDS encoding DnaJ C-terminal domain-containing protein — MRDPYKLLGVKRDAGADEIKSAWRNLAKVVHPDHNIGDPTATERFAEIGRAYETLKDPQKRSRYDQVAHMTEAKAQSREQTIMQQRQAAREAEERAKAARANAEKIMEELARANARKAQAAATASPQVAGASESPEDMVERIFGVKAAQTAPNQAGADTVATEAEKQREANSAAINDAFVDEEQLATGTGSSAVRSPLGILGELVRRITGVAQDKPPEKTPEIAAEATITLDDMLKGQWITVALPEGREARFQATTDIGNGQVLHLKNQGLKLPGMLRGDVAITVHLSTDDRFTLDGFDVRTTLPVTIENAVLGYETEVEGLNGQVRLTVPAWSGSDQVIRISGEGLPDGQGGKGDLVVELRLMLWEKPDDKVTDLMRSMREGFFL, encoded by the coding sequence ATGCGCGATCCGTACAAGCTACTTGGCGTAAAGAGAGATGCAGGGGCAGACGAAATCAAGTCGGCGTGGCGCAACCTGGCAAAGGTGGTCCATCCCGACCATAATATCGGCGATCCCACCGCAACGGAACGCTTTGCCGAAATCGGCCGCGCCTACGAAACGCTGAAGGATCCGCAGAAGCGCAGCCGTTACGATCAGGTGGCGCACATGACCGAAGCGAAGGCGCAGAGCCGCGAACAGACCATCATGCAGCAGCGCCAGGCGGCGCGCGAAGCCGAGGAGCGCGCCAAGGCAGCGCGTGCTAATGCCGAAAAGATCATGGAAGAGCTCGCCCGCGCCAATGCCCGCAAGGCGCAGGCGGCGGCGACCGCCAGTCCGCAGGTCGCTGGCGCGAGCGAATCGCCCGAAGATATGGTCGAGCGCATTTTTGGCGTGAAGGCCGCACAAACCGCTCCGAACCAGGCTGGGGCCGACACCGTCGCCACAGAGGCGGAGAAACAACGCGAGGCGAACAGCGCCGCGATCAACGACGCTTTCGTTGACGAGGAGCAGCTTGCGACGGGAACCGGCTCGAGCGCTGTGCGCTCCCCTCTCGGCATACTCGGCGAGCTCGTGCGCCGCATCACCGGCGTCGCTCAGGACAAGCCTCCGGAGAAAACGCCGGAGATCGCCGCCGAGGCGACCATCACGCTCGACGACATGCTCAAGGGACAGTGGATCACCGTTGCGCTCCCCGAAGGGCGGGAAGCACGCTTCCAGGCGACGACGGATATTGGCAACGGACAGGTCCTGCACCTGAAGAATCAGGGGCTGAAACTGCCGGGCATGCTGCGCGGCGATGTGGCGATCACCGTCCATCTTTCCACCGACGACCGCTTCACGCTCGATGGCTTCGACGTCCGCACGACACTTCCGGTCACCATCGAAAATGCCGTGCTCGGTTATGAGACGGAGGTCGAGGGATTGAACGGTCAGGTTCGGCTAACGGTTCCCGCCTGGTCCGGTTCGGATCAGGTCATCCGAATCTCCGGCGAGGGCCTTCCGGATGGACAGGGTGGAAAAGGCGATCTGGTGGTGGAGTTGCGCCTGATGCTCTGGGAAAAGCCGGATGACAAAGTCACCGATTTGATGCGCAGCATGCGGGAAGGCTTTTTTCTGTGA
- the aroC gene encoding chorismate synthase produces MSHNSFGHLFRVTTWGESHGPALGCVVDGCPPGLRFKLEDIQTWLDKRKPGQSRFVTQRREDDLVKVLSGVMLDEDGETMVSTGTPISMLIENTDQRSKDYGEIARSYRPGHADYTYDVKYGIRDYRGGGRSSARETAARVAAGGIARLVVPGVTVRAALVQIGKHKINRANWDWAQVDQNPFFAPDPAIVPVWEDYLDGIRKSGSSIGAVVEVIAEGVPAGLGAPIYAKLDQDIASLLMSINAVKGVEIGEGFASAELTGEENADEMRMGNDGNRIFLSNHAGGILGGISTGEPIVARFAIKPTSSILTERQSIDADGKNVDIRTKGRHDPCVGIRAVPIGEAMVACAIADHYLRDRGQTGRLK; encoded by the coding sequence ATGTCGCATAATAGCTTTGGTCACCTCTTCCGCGTCACCACCTGGGGCGAAAGCCATGGGCCGGCGCTCGGCTGCGTCGTCGACGGCTGCCCTCCCGGCCTGCGCTTCAAGCTGGAAGACATCCAGACCTGGCTCGACAAGCGCAAGCCCGGCCAGTCGCGCTTCGTGACGCAACGCCGCGAGGACGATCTCGTCAAGGTGCTCTCCGGCGTGATGCTGGACGAGGACGGCGAGACGATGGTTTCGACCGGCACGCCGATTTCGATGCTGATCGAGAATACCGACCAGCGCTCCAAGGACTATGGCGAGATCGCTCGCAGCTACCGCCCCGGCCATGCCGACTATACCTATGACGTCAAATACGGCATTCGCGACTATCGCGGCGGCGGTCGTTCCTCTGCCCGCGAAACCGCGGCGCGCGTTGCTGCCGGCGGCATTGCCCGCCTCGTCGTGCCCGGCGTCACCGTGCGCGCCGCGCTGGTACAGATCGGCAAGCACAAGATCAACCGCGCCAACTGGGATTGGGCGCAGGTCGATCAGAACCCGTTCTTCGCCCCCGATCCGGCGATCGTGCCCGTCTGGGAAGACTATCTCGACGGCATTCGCAAGTCCGGCTCCTCGATCGGCGCGGTGGTCGAGGTCATCGCGGAAGGCGTGCCTGCCGGCCTCGGCGCACCGATCTATGCCAAGCTCGACCAGGATATCGCCTCGCTGCTGATGTCGATCAACGCCGTCAAGGGCGTCGAAATCGGTGAAGGCTTTGCATCCGCCGAACTGACCGGCGAGGAAAATGCCGATGAAATGCGCATGGGCAATGACGGCAACCGCATTTTCCTGTCCAATCATGCCGGCGGCATCTTGGGCGGTATTTCCACCGGCGAACCCATCGTCGCCCGCTTCGCCATCAAGCCGACTTCTTCGATCCTGACCGAGCGTCAGTCGATCGACGCAGACGGCAAGAATGTCGATATCCGCACCAAGGGCCGCCATGACCCCTGTGTCGGCATCCGCGCCGTGCCGATCGGCGAGGCGATGGTTGCATGCGCCATTGCCGATCATTACCTCAGAGACCGTGGCCAGACAGGCCGGCTGAAATAA
- a CDS encoding RT0821/Lpp0805 family surface protein — protein MEVITKSTVHTKRKLVKGAAMAIAILSLFSLGGCVSGGMDILSSAKVDRSVSTGTVPTAPVTTDSISDETTVRNAVTSADLHRLNGQPVPWANASTGSAGVIDTIVENAASGQVCRQFRTTRHSYQGIANFSGRTCLLGQGEWQLLSFQQAG, from the coding sequence GTGGAAGTCATAACAAAGTCGACGGTTCATACAAAGCGCAAGCTTGTAAAAGGCGCGGCGATGGCGATTGCCATTCTCTCCCTTTTCTCCCTTGGCGGCTGTGTCAGCGGCGGCATGGATATCCTGAGTTCTGCGAAGGTGGACCGAAGCGTGTCCACAGGTACGGTACCGACAGCACCCGTTACCACCGATAGCATTTCCGACGAGACCACCGTGCGCAATGCCGTGACCTCGGCGGATCTCCACAGGCTTAATGGACAACCCGTGCCGTGGGCGAATGCCTCGACGGGCAGCGCCGGCGTCATCGACACGATCGTCGAAAATGCCGCCTCGGGGCAAGTCTGCCGCCAGTTCCGCACCACCCGGCACTCCTATCAGGGTATCGCGAACTTCTCCGGCAGGACCTGCCTCCTCGGGCAAGGCGAATGGCAATTGCTGAGCTTCCAGCAGGCCGGCTGA
- a CDS encoding polysaccharide deacetylase family protein — MQQGIRDCLKRAAISGGLETAIILKNLGLMRDAAGLGAIFTLHHVRPPQPRRFAPNAHLEISPEFLDRALTRLKRDGYDFIALDALPERMASKGDRQPFAAFTLDDGSRDNLDHALPVFARHNAPFTVFVAQGLSERTHSIWWETLADLLDRLDHLTFDFGAGTESFDLDRAGQRQAVFARFATYVHGRDEREAVGRVDELARKNDLEPLDLVCASIMDRTELKQLVAHPLASLGAHTVSHRALARLPEAEAAAEMALSADYIAGITGRRPAAIAYPYGTADAASSREARLAAELGFAIGVTTRPGTIAAANAATTLLPRLSLNGHYQKARYASALASGIPMRQFKMLLRP, encoded by the coding sequence ATGCAGCAAGGCATCAGAGACTGTCTCAAGCGCGCCGCAATCTCCGGCGGGCTGGAAACTGCCATAATTCTGAAGAACCTCGGGCTGATGCGCGATGCTGCCGGCCTCGGTGCCATCTTTACCCTGCACCATGTCCGTCCGCCGCAGCCCCGCCGCTTCGCGCCGAATGCCCATCTGGAAATTTCGCCAGAATTCCTCGACCGCGCGCTGACCCGGCTGAAACGGGATGGCTACGATTTCATCGCGCTTGATGCGCTGCCGGAGCGGATGGCAAGCAAAGGCGACAGGCAGCCCTTCGCGGCCTTCACCCTGGATGACGGCAGTCGGGACAATCTCGACCATGCGCTGCCGGTCTTTGCTCGCCACAATGCCCCCTTTACGGTCTTCGTCGCCCAGGGCCTGTCAGAGCGGACACATAGCATATGGTGGGAAACGCTGGCCGACCTGCTTGACCGGCTGGACCACCTGACGTTCGATTTCGGGGCGGGGACGGAAAGCTTCGATCTTGACAGGGCCGGCCAGCGACAGGCCGTATTCGCGCGGTTCGCGACCTATGTTCATGGCCGCGACGAGAGGGAGGCCGTCGGCCGGGTCGATGAGCTTGCACGCAAGAACGACCTGGAGCCGCTCGATCTCGTGTGCGCCTCGATCATGGACCGGACGGAACTGAAGCAGCTAGTCGCCCATCCCCTCGCCTCGCTCGGCGCCCATACGGTCAGCCATCGGGCACTTGCCCGGCTGCCGGAGGCGGAAGCCGCGGCGGAAATGGCGCTGTCGGCGGATTATATTGCCGGGATCACCGGCCGGCGGCCGGCAGCGATCGCCTATCCCTACGGCACGGCCGATGCGGCCTCATCGCGTGAAGCCCGGCTAGCGGCGGAACTCGGTTTTGCCATCGGCGTCACGACCCGGCCCGGAACGATCGCGGCCGCAAATGCTGCCACCACCCTCCTTCCCCGGCTGTCGTTGAACGGCCATTATCAGAAGGCGCGTTATGCCTCAGCGCTCGCCTCGGGCATCCCCATGCGCCAATTCAAAATGTTACTGCGACCTTAG
- the ribB gene encoding 3,4-dihydroxy-2-butanone-4-phosphate synthase, whose amino-acid sequence MPYDQKRVVEALRAFEAGEIVVVMDDNDRENEGDLIVAAVHCTPEKMAFIVRHTSGIVCTPMPREEAKRLNLNAMVAENDSAHTTAFTVSVDFKHGTSTGISADDRTLTVRNLANPNVGPTDFVRPGHIFPLIAREGGVLMRSGHTEAAVDLCRLANLPPIGVISELVNDDGTVTRGPQVVEFAEQHGLKLVSVADLIAYRQRKETLIELGTSFDIDTPFGKARAHTYSLPWDTMQHLAVVFGDIRDGIDIPVRLHPESVAEDLFGKRRPVDFYMKKIAEEGRGIIVYLREGSVGVGHFDNGRKARQAERESHAEAQARDSEWLEIGLGAQILKDLGISSIKLLTSRERHYVGLEGFGIKIAATEIC is encoded by the coding sequence ATGCCCTATGACCAGAAGCGCGTCGTGGAAGCCCTGCGGGCATTCGAAGCCGGCGAGATCGTCGTCGTCATGGACGACAATGACCGCGAAAACGAAGGTGACCTGATCGTCGCCGCCGTTCATTGCACGCCCGAGAAGATGGCCTTCATTGTCCGCCATACCTCAGGCATCGTCTGCACGCCGATGCCCCGCGAGGAGGCCAAGCGCCTGAACCTCAATGCCATGGTGGCGGAAAACGATTCGGCGCATACCACCGCCTTCACCGTCTCGGTCGACTTCAAGCACGGCACGAGCACCGGCATTTCCGCCGACGACCGGACGCTGACGGTGCGCAATCTCGCCAATCCGAATGTCGGCCCGACAGATTTCGTCCGTCCCGGCCATATTTTCCCGCTGATCGCCCGCGAAGGCGGCGTGTTGATGCGCTCTGGCCATACGGAAGCCGCAGTCGACCTTTGCAGACTCGCCAATCTGCCGCCGATCGGCGTCATCAGCGAATTGGTCAATGACGACGGTACGGTGACGCGCGGCCCGCAGGTGGTCGAGTTCGCCGAGCAGCACGGGCTGAAGCTCGTCTCCGTCGCCGATCTCATCGCCTATCGCCAGCGCAAGGAAACGCTGATCGAACTCGGCACCAGCTTCGACATCGACACACCGTTCGGCAAGGCACGCGCTCACACATATTCGCTGCCCTGGGACACGATGCAGCACCTCGCCGTCGTCTTCGGAGACATCCGCGACGGCATCGACATTCCGGTGCGCCTGCATCCGGAAAGCGTCGCCGAGGACCTCTTCGGCAAACGCCGCCCGGTCGATTTCTACATGAAGAAGATTGCCGAGGAAGGCCGCGGGATCATCGTCTATCTGCGCGAAGGCTCCGTCGGCGTCGGCCACTTCGACAATGGCCGCAAAGCGCGCCAAGCCGAGCGCGAAAGCCATGCCGAGGCGCAGGCACGCGACAGCGAATGGCTGGAAATCGGCCTCGGCGCCCAGATCCTGAAGGATCTCGGCATCAGCTCGATCAAGCTGCTCACCAGCCGCGAACGGCACTATGTCGGCCTGGAAGGGTTTGGCATCAAGATCGCCGCGACGGAGATTTGTTGA
- the fabI gene encoding enoyl-ACP reductase FabI, translated as MAQATGLMAGKRGVILGVANNRSIAWGIAKACSDAGAEVAMTWQGDALKKRVEPLAQELGAFMAGHCDVTEPATIDAVIDALEAKWGKIDFVVHAIAFSDKDELTGRYVDTSRDNFARTMDISVYSFTAVAQRAERIMNDGGSLVTLTYYGAEKVMPHYNVMGVAKAALEASVRYLAVDLGGRGIRVNAISAGPIKTLAASGIGDFRYILKWNEYNAPLKRGVTIDEVGNSALYLLSDLSTAVTGEIHHVDSGYHTVGMKAVDAPDMSVLKD; from the coding sequence ATGGCTCAAGCCACTGGCCTCATGGCAGGCAAGCGCGGCGTCATTCTCGGCGTTGCTAATAACCGTTCCATAGCGTGGGGCATTGCCAAGGCCTGTTCGGACGCCGGTGCCGAAGTCGCAATGACGTGGCAGGGTGACGCTTTGAAGAAGCGCGTCGAGCCGCTCGCTCAGGAACTTGGCGCCTTCATGGCGGGCCATTGCGACGTGACCGAGCCCGCGACGATCGACGCCGTCATCGACGCGCTCGAAGCCAAATGGGGCAAGATCGATTTCGTCGTGCATGCCATTGCCTTCTCCGACAAGGACGAGCTGACCGGTCGTTACGTCGACACGAGCCGCGATAACTTCGCGCGCACGATGGACATCTCGGTCTATTCCTTCACCGCAGTCGCCCAGCGCGCCGAGCGAATCATGAATGACGGCGGCTCGCTAGTCACCCTCACCTATTACGGTGCGGAAAAGGTCATGCCGCATTACAACGTCATGGGTGTCGCCAAGGCCGCTCTCGAAGCAAGCGTTCGCTATCTCGCCGTCGACCTCGGCGGCCGCGGTATTCGCGTCAACGCGATTTCGGCCGGCCCGATCAAGACGCTGGCCGCTTCCGGCATTGGCGATTTCCGCTATATCCTGAAGTGGAACGAATATAACGCGCCGCTGAAGCGCGGGGTTACCATCGACGAGGTCGGAAATTCCGCACTTTATCTGCTCTCCGATCTCTCCACCGCCGTCACCGGCGAAATCCATCATGTCGATTCCGGTTACCACACCGTCGGCATGAAGGCTGTGGACGCGCCCGACATGTCGGTCCTCAAGGACTGA
- a CDS encoding DUF1344 domain-containing protein, whose amino-acid sequence MRFFVATLLATASFLAPVAGFAESADVQSTIKKVDAKNFSITLDDGKNYQAPEDFDFSGLKPGVKVDVFYTEVDGKRVINDLDIVQ is encoded by the coding sequence ATGCGCTTCTTTGTTGCGACGCTCCTGGCCACGGCAAGTTTTCTTGCCCCCGTTGCCGGCTTTGCCGAAAGCGCCGACGTCCAGTCCACGATCAAGAAAGTCGACGCGAAGAATTTCAGCATTACGCTGGACGACGGCAAGAACTATCAGGCGCCGGAGGATTTCGATTTCAGCGGCCTGAAACCCGGCGTCAAGGTCGATGTTTTCTACACCGAAGTCGACGGCAAGCGCGTCATCAACGACCTCGATATCGTGCAGTGA
- the pdxH gene encoding pyridoxamine 5'-phosphate oxidase, with product MSENELTSGDFTEQNEPFALFATWLREAETTEPNDPNAVALATVDKDGLPNVRMVLLKGFDSQGFVFYTNFESQKGQEILSQKKAAMCFHWKSLRRQVRLRGLVEVVSDREADEYYKTRARGSRIGAWASKQSRPLEGRFALEKAVAEYTARYAIGDIPRPPHWSGFRIRPLSIEFWHDRPFRLHDRVEFRREVPEGAWEKVRMYP from the coding sequence ATGTCGGAAAACGAGTTAACAAGCGGTGACTTCACCGAACAGAATGAACCCTTCGCACTTTTCGCCACTTGGCTGCGCGAAGCAGAAACCACTGAGCCGAATGATCCGAATGCGGTTGCCTTGGCAACGGTTGATAAGGATGGATTGCCAAACGTCCGCATGGTCCTTCTGAAAGGTTTCGATAGTCAGGGATTCGTATTCTATACAAATTTCGAGAGCCAGAAAGGCCAAGAAATTCTTTCCCAGAAGAAAGCGGCCATGTGTTTCCACTGGAAGTCGCTGCGACGGCAGGTGCGCTTGCGTGGTCTGGTTGAAGTGGTGAGCGACAGGGAAGCCGACGAATATTACAAGACGAGGGCTCGCGGCAGCCGTATCGGCGCCTGGGCTTCCAAGCAATCGCGCCCACTCGAGGGCCGTTTCGCGCTGGAAAAGGCGGTTGCCGAATATACCGCGCGCTATGCCATCGGCGACATTCCACGCCCGCCTCATTGGTCCGGTTTTCGTATTCGGCCGCTGTCGATCGAGTTCTGGCACGATCGTCCATTCCGTCTGCACGACCGCGTCGAATTCCGTCGCGAAGTGCCGGAAGGTGCCTGGGAAAAGGTCCGGATGTATCCCTGA
- a CDS encoding histidine phosphatase family protein → MPPILYVIRHGQTDWNAERRLQGQKDIDLNAIGRAQARQNGLELAEILAFENQPFDFVASPMRRTRETMEIAREAMGLPPKDYRTDERLVEVSFGAWEGFTIKELKATEAERLAERNAGKWDFIPPGDEAESYEILSWRVGSWLASVDKPTVCVTHGGVIRSLFRLVGDVSKEDASETEIPQDRVLKIDPQMKIIGWI, encoded by the coding sequence GTGCCGCCTATCCTTTATGTGATCCGCCACGGTCAGACCGACTGGAATGCCGAGCGTCGGCTGCAAGGCCAGAAAGACATCGATCTCAACGCCATCGGCCGCGCGCAGGCGCGGCAGAACGGCCTTGAACTGGCCGAGATTCTCGCCTTCGAAAACCAGCCCTTCGACTTTGTTGCGAGCCCGATGCGGCGCACGCGCGAGACCATGGAGATCGCGCGGGAAGCCATGGGCCTGCCGCCCAAGGACTATCGCACCGACGAACGGCTGGTCGAAGTTTCCTTCGGCGCCTGGGAAGGCTTCACCATCAAGGAATTGAAGGCGACCGAGGCCGAGCGTCTTGCCGAGCGCAATGCAGGCAAGTGGGATTTCATCCCACCCGGCGACGAAGCGGAGAGCTACGAGATCCTCTCCTGGCGCGTCGGCTCATGGCTGGCGTCCGTCGACAAGCCGACCGTCTGCGTCACTCATGGCGGCGTGATTCGTTCGCTATTCCGGCTCGTCGGTGATGTCTCGAAAGAAGATGCCTCGGAGACCGAGATCCCGCAGGACCGTGTCCTGAAGATCGATCCGCAGATGAAGATCATCGGCTGGATCTAA